From a single Candidatus Cloacimonadota bacterium genomic region:
- a CDS encoding site-specific DNA-methyltransferase: MEDNQLHLLFNENKIKSKYKIILGDTLKNLQNIDSGKFDLIVTSPPYNVGKEYEVKQSIEKYLEQQKNVIKELVRVTSNIGNICWQVGNYVDKGEVFPLDIFYYQIFKEFGLKLRNRIVWHFGHGLHASKRFSGRYETILWFSKSDKYIFNLDDVRIPSKYPGKRHFKGPKKGQLSGNPKGKNPSDTWEIVLQDWEKEFWEIPNVKCNHPEKTIHPCQYPIELVERCVLALTNQNSWILDPYAGVGSTMIAALKNNRNVVGIEKEEKYVKIAEKKIMKLKEGTLKIRPITKQIYKPTNRDKIAQIPKEWIGVN; the protein is encoded by the coding sequence ATGGAAGATAATCAACTACATTTATTATTCAACGAGAATAAAATAAAATCCAAATATAAAATAATTTTGGGTGATACTTTAAAGAACTTACAGAATATAGATTCAGGTAAGTTTGATCTGATCGTAACATCACCACCTTACAATGTCGGAAAAGAATATGAAGTTAAACAATCGATTGAAAAGTATTTGGAACAGCAGAAAAATGTCATCAAAGAATTAGTAAGAGTAACTTCCAATATTGGAAATATTTGTTGGCAGGTTGGAAATTATGTAGATAAAGGTGAAGTGTTTCCTTTAGATATTTTCTATTATCAGATTTTTAAAGAATTTGGATTGAAATTAAGAAATCGGATAGTCTGGCATTTTGGTCATGGATTACACGCATCTAAAAGGTTTTCCGGAAGATACGAGACAATATTGTGGTTTTCCAAATCGGATAAATATATTTTTAATCTCGATGATGTCCGAATTCCTTCAAAATATCCTGGGAAAAGACATTTCAAGGGACCTAAAAAAGGACAATTATCCGGAAATCCAAAAGGTAAAAATCCATCTGATACCTGGGAAATCGTTCTTCAAGATTGGGAAAAAGAATTCTGGGAAATTCCGAATGTGAAATGCAATCATCCTGAAAAAACAATTCATCCTTGCCAGTATCCAATCGAACTTGTGGAAAGGTGTGTTTTAGCCCTGACAAATCAAAATAGTTGGATTTTGGATCCTTATGCAGGAGTCGGTTCGACAATGATCGCTGCTCTGAAAAATAATAGAAATGTTGTTGGAATCGAAAAGGAAGAAAAATATGTCAAAATTGCAGAAAAGAAGATCATGAAATTGAAAGAAGGAACTTTAAAGATCAGACCCATAACAAAACAAATCTATAAACCGACAAATAGAGATAAAATTGCTCAAATACCAAAAGAATGGATTGGAGTGAACTAA
- a CDS encoding restriction endonuclease → MKIAQKYSHLNGEEYLIVHHKKLYSEIKEIIKNIDAEKLKTKISKEHTMKGKRLYSPKDLNIIFNEMFSSKKWFESRYNYYITLNRELMDKSLLMNSKEQKEFLIKNGEKNPIFSYNQTDFVKDKIAVEVQFGKYSFVAYDLFVKHMLFYSGGIINLGIEILPTKKMQKNMSSGIAYFEGEVYNVMRQGRNNPPVPLLILGIEP, encoded by the coding sequence ATGAAAATTGCCCAGAAATATTCGCATTTAAATGGTGAAGAATATTTAATTGTTCATCATAAAAAACTGTATTCTGAAATAAAAGAAATTATCAAAAACATCGATGCTGAAAAATTGAAAACTAAGATCAGCAAAGAACATACAATGAAAGGAAAAAGGTTATACAGTCCAAAAGATTTGAACATTATATTTAATGAAATGTTTTCTTCAAAAAAGTGGTTTGAAAGCAGATATAATTATTACATCACGCTAAATCGTGAGTTAATGGACAAAAGTCTTTTAATGAATTCAAAAGAACAAAAAGAATTTCTGATAAAAAATGGTGAAAAGAATCCGATTTTTTCATATAATCAAACTGACTTTGTTAAAGATAAGATTGCAGTTGAGGTTCAATTTGGTAAATATTCTTTTGTTGCTTATGATTTGTTTGTAAAGCATATGTTGTTTTATTCCGGTGGGATAATCAATTTGGGAATTGAAATATTACCTACAAAGAAAATGCAAAAAAATATGTCTTCAGGAATTGCATATTTTGAAGGTGAAGTTTATAATGTAATGAGACAAGGTAGGAATAATCCTCCTGTTCCATTACTCATTTTAGGAATCGAACCTTAA
- a CDS encoding peptide chain release factor 2 (programmed frameshift) — translation MELIDFIKKSEEIEDKIFEIRGIFDQVRVKEKISILEKEMNKPNFWNDQKNAQKVTKEINSLKQQLEKEKKIKEISDELETYRLLLEEEFSESLLKEAAEQLSEYLPIIEKAEIQFLLNGKTDQNSAILTIHPGAGGTESQDWAEMLLRMYKRWAENSNYKIEIVDYIPGDEAGLKSVTMEILGDYVFGYLKSEIGIHRLVRISPFNAQGKRQTSFASVFVYPIIEDDIEVEINPNDLKIDTYKSSGKGGQSVNTTDSAVRITHLPTNIVVQCQNERSQLRNKEVAMIILRSKLYQKIEEEREKERQKLENTKTDIGWGNQIRSYVFHPYQMVKDHRTNFETGNVSAVMDGELDGFMNAFLKFKVN, via the exons ATGGAACTAATAGATTTCATAAAAAAATCAGAAGAAATAGAAGATAAAATCTTTGAGATCAGG GGTATCTTTGACCAAGTAAGAGTCAAAGAAAAAATCTCTATTTTAGAAAAGGAGATGAACAAGCCGAATTTCTGGAATGATCAGAAAAATGCCCAAAAGGTCACAAAAGAGATTAATTCCTTAAAACAGCAATTAGAGAAAGAAAAAAAAATAAAAGAAATTTCCGACGAATTGGAAACATATAGATTGCTTCTCGAAGAGGAATTCAGCGAATCTTTACTAAAAGAAGCAGCAGAACAATTAAGTGAATATTTACCAATTATCGAAAAAGCAGAAATCCAATTTTTATTGAATGGAAAAACTGATCAAAACAGTGCAATTTTAACTATTCATCCGGGAGCAGGAGGAACCGAATCGCAAGACTGGGCGGAAATGCTATTGCGGATGTATAAACGATGGGCAGAAAATTCTAACTACAAGATCGAGATCGTGGATTATATTCCGGGAGATGAAGCCGGATTGAAAAGCGTAACTATGGAAATTCTTGGAGATTATGTTTTTGGTTATTTGAAGTCAGAAATCGGGATTCATCGTCTGGTCAGGATTTCACCCTTTAATGCTCAAGGAAAACGGCAGACATCTTTTGCTTCCGTCTTCGTCTATCCCATAATTGAAGATGATATAGAAGTCGAGATCAATCCCAATGACCTGAAAATAGATACTTATAAATCCAGCGGAAAAGGTGGACAAAGTGTAAATACAACAGATTCTGCTGTTCGGATAACACACCTTCCTACAAATATCGTTGTACAATGTCAGAATGAGCGTTCCCAACTGCGAAATAAAGAAGTTGCCATGATTATTTTGAGATCGAAATTATATCAAAAGATCGAGGAAGAGCGGGAAAAAGAGCGACAAAAACTGGAGAATACAAAAACAGATATCGGTTGGGGAAACCAGATTCGTTCCTATGTTTTCCATCCTTACCAGATGGTGAAGGATCATCGCACAAATTTT